In one window of Pedosphaera parvula Ellin514 DNA:
- a CDS encoding LamG-like jellyroll fold domain-containing protein, producing the protein MKPPAQHRLKFLPAILCLLAFNQSVKAVNQYFDVNGTSAGYGIANGGTYSWDASNWATNSGGTSAVGPWVPGSFARFPGGVSGNNYTVTVANSESMAGLFMSVTGVTLNINAVGSGNLNVAAGAQGFLVNGPVIINAPIVGTGGVGPEYNASGAAVSLFASNSYSGGTFFGFTGSAPLTWFNNNNSFGTGPMTLMNATNTYWAILSVGGAPITLANAFTNTVGGAGINFANGANAPVTCTGNWGLAGNYTFIRNNGDSTAPLTLSGVISGTAGVNFSGNNGGTITLSGTNTYTGGTTVAFATPAGTLVVPANGALAGNVTVSSGGLKLDKVGALSSSASLNLVSSLASGAVNLNFSGTQVVSSINIDSISQASGTWGSPSSGAQNTSSLFSGNGILNIQGAPVVVQQPSSITRFDGQSGSFAVVVSGAAPFTYQWKFNGNAISGATDSSYPISNLTTNNAGSYSCGITNAFGGTISLGATLAVQATNNYSSAILADSPISYWRLDEASGTVAHDAVSTNSGTYVNVTLSQPGYTQLDPDTCIGLPASAGQGFVQVTNSAPFAFPGVTTFALEAWVNFTNVNGVQRIFSTFAGVAPSRGYAFGISGGNVLRFTTSGVQDADQSLATALVPGLWYHLVVTCDLFNYHFYVNGHEVGTPITIIGGGNTGVNQPLQLGCNPASYIASFPTAAEQLNGRIDEAAIYNFLTADQVLAHYNAKPIGPPGVGQPVATPSTNYESLSSVIQAVADGQSLQYQWFKGTTALSGQTSNTLTISPLHLSDSGTYKVQVSNPMGTTNSPDVTLTVLPIPTSATVLNLTNGLVLHLPFDGDYADISGHSNNGTNVGATTFVSPGAIGAHGLHYSTDADVGSTNYVTLGVRPDLQFGANLDFTVAFWVRQPAGSTYTNLPFFTDAVGSTAQGGFAFAPYAGTGGGGWMYTIGTVTSPNLATTFPDANLINDGNWHHLVHVASRTANCTTYLDGIQVDSQAITISGNINTTNAATIGQDPTGAYPVTAQADLDDLGVWQRALTPLEVSGIYLAGATNSVSFAPPPPPQPVPVALHVQQSAGQLQITWTGTGGVLQASGIVSGTYTNVPSASSPYTIPASGPQMFYRLKY; encoded by the coding sequence ATGAAACCCCCCGCTCAACATCGATTAAAGTTCCTTCCTGCCATCCTCTGCCTCCTCGCCTTTAACCAAAGTGTTAAGGCGGTGAATCAATATTTTGATGTCAACGGTACCTCCGCAGGTTACGGCATCGCGAACGGCGGTACCTACTCTTGGGATGCTTCGAACTGGGCCACAAATTCAGGCGGGACTAGTGCCGTTGGACCCTGGGTGCCCGGAAGCTTTGCGAGATTCCCTGGCGGCGTTAGTGGTAACAATTATACGGTCACCGTCGCCAACTCTGAATCCATGGCTGGACTTTTCATGAGTGTCACGGGCGTGACCCTGAACATTAATGCCGTGGGAAGTGGCAATTTGAATGTCGCCGCTGGAGCTCAGGGATTTCTTGTGAATGGTCCGGTTATTATCAATGCTCCGATTGTCGGCACCGGCGGGGTTGGTCCGGAATACAACGCCTCAGGAGCCGCTGTCTCTCTTTTTGCCAGCAACTCGTATAGCGGAGGAACGTTTTTTGGGTTTACCGGCAGTGCTCCTCTTACGTGGTTCAACAATAATAACTCATTTGGTACCGGCCCCATGACACTGATGAATGCCACTAACACTTATTGGGCAATTCTTTCTGTGGGTGGCGCGCCGATTACGCTGGCCAATGCCTTTACAAATACAGTAGGTGGCGCTGGCATTAATTTTGCCAACGGCGCCAATGCCCCCGTGACCTGCACCGGTAATTGGGGTTTGGCTGGCAACTATACGTTTATTAGAAACAATGGCGATTCCACGGCTCCCCTCACTCTTTCGGGCGTCATCAGTGGCACTGCCGGTGTGAACTTCAGTGGCAACAACGGTGGCACGATTACCCTGAGTGGCACGAACACCTACACGGGCGGCACCACTGTCGCCTTCGCCACCCCAGCCGGCACCCTCGTGGTGCCCGCCAACGGTGCGCTCGCGGGCAACGTCACCGTTAGTTCAGGTGGGCTCAAACTCGACAAAGTTGGGGCTTTAAGCTCCTCCGCAAGTCTCAATCTTGTCAGCTCACTTGCCAGCGGTGCGGTTAATCTCAACTTCTCCGGCACACAAGTCGTCAGCTCCATCAATATCGATTCGATCTCCCAAGCCTCAGGTACTTGGGGTTCACCCAGTTCCGGAGCCCAAAACACGAGCTCCCTCTTCTCCGGCAATGGCATCCTCAATATCCAGGGAGCACCGGTGGTTGTCCAGCAACCGTCATCAATCACCAGATTTGATGGTCAAAGCGGAAGCTTCGCTGTGGTGGTTTCGGGCGCCGCACCGTTCACCTATCAATGGAAGTTCAATGGTAACGCCATTTCGGGCGCGACCGATTCAAGCTATCCGATTTCCAATCTGACAACAAATAATGCTGGCTCCTACTCTTGTGGTATCACCAACGCCTTCGGCGGGACTATCAGCCTTGGTGCTACGTTAGCGGTTCAGGCGACCAACAACTATTCGAGCGCCATTCTGGCTGACAGCCCGATATCTTATTGGCGCTTGGATGAGGCCAGCGGTACCGTTGCCCATGACGCAGTGAGCACCAACAGCGGCACTTACGTTAACGTGACACTCAGCCAACCCGGATATACGCAACTCGATCCCGATACCTGTATCGGCTTGCCGGCTTCCGCCGGACAGGGTTTTGTTCAGGTCACCAACTCCGCCCCATTCGCCTTCCCAGGTGTTACAACCTTCGCGCTGGAGGCCTGGGTGAACTTCACCAATGTGAACGGCGTCCAACGCATCTTTTCAACCTTCGCGGGAGTCGCTCCATCACGGGGCTATGCCTTTGGAATCAGCGGGGGCAATGTCTTGCGCTTTACCACATCCGGAGTACAGGATGCGGACCAAAGCCTGGCTACAGCGTTGGTGCCGGGCCTATGGTACCATCTGGTTGTTACGTGTGATTTGTTCAATTACCACTTCTATGTAAACGGCCATGAAGTCGGCACTCCCATTACTATCATTGGTGGCGGCAACACGGGCGTAAACCAACCGTTGCAGTTGGGATGCAACCCGGCAAGCTATATTGCTTCGTTTCCTACTGCGGCCGAGCAACTCAACGGCCGCATTGACGAGGCCGCAATTTACAACTTCCTGACCGCCGATCAGGTTTTGGCCCATTATAACGCCAAGCCCATTGGGCCGCCCGGGGTCGGACAGCCGGTGGCTACTCCATCCACGAATTATGAGAGCTTGTCGTCCGTGATTCAAGCGGTTGCCGATGGGCAGTCGCTACAGTACCAATGGTTTAAAGGAACCACGGCACTCTCTGGCCAGACCAGTAATACGCTCACAATCTCACCGTTGCATTTGAGCGACAGTGGAACCTACAAAGTGCAGGTAAGCAATCCTATGGGGACCACTAACAGCCCTGACGTGACGCTTACCGTGTTGCCGATCCCGACTAGTGCTACCGTACTCAATCTGACCAACGGTTTGGTATTACACCTGCCATTTGACGGTGACTATGCAGATATCTCAGGCCACAGCAACAACGGCACAAATGTGGGCGCGACCACCTTCGTTTCGCCGGGTGCCATCGGGGCGCATGGCTTGCACTACTCCACCGATGCAGACGTCGGAAGCACCAACTATGTGACTTTGGGCGTCCGGCCTGACCTGCAATTTGGGGCCAATTTGGACTTCACGGTTGCATTCTGGGTGCGTCAACCGGCTGGGTCCACCTACACCAATCTGCCTTTCTTCACCGACGCAGTGGGGTCGACCGCTCAGGGCGGCTTCGCCTTCGCTCCCTATGCAGGAACTGGCGGTGGTGGATGGATGTATACTATTGGCACGGTGACTTCGCCGAACCTGGCCACCACGTTCCCTGATGCCAATCTTATCAATGATGGAAATTGGCACCATCTTGTGCATGTCGCCAGCCGCACCGCGAATTGCACGACTTATCTGGATGGTATCCAGGTGGATTCACAGGCCATTACTATCTCTGGTAATATCAACACCACTAACGCGGCCACCATTGGTCAGGACCCGACCGGTGCCTATCCCGTAACGGCGCAGGCAGATCTTGACGATCTGGGTGTTTGGCAGCGTGCGTTGACGCCTTTGGAAGTCAGCGGCATCTATCTGGCTGGCGCGACCAATAGCGTAAGTTTCGCTCCACCCCCGCCGCCCCAGCCCGTGCCTGTGGCGCTTCATGTGCAGCAAAGTGCCGGACAGTTGCAGATCACCTGGACTGGGACCGGCGGCGTGCTCCAAGCTTCCGGGATTGTTTCCGGCACTTACACGAACGTCCCCAGCGCCAGCTCACCATACACCATCCCGGCTTCGGGACCGCAAATGTTCTACCGACTGAAGTACTAA
- a CDS encoding NHL repeat-containing protein, with protein sequence MKALLAILTVFLSLAFVPLSHSQPLTVSTLAGNAGQGSADGNNSSARFNLPGGVAVDKTGNLYVADTANHTIRKISGGVVSTFAGLAGVSGSANGKGSAARFNQPQGVAVDTNGIVYVADTGNHIIRKIALDGTVSTLAGAAGNPGTLNATGTNAQFYEPEAVAVNGNGSLIYVADTWNHEIRQVTSAGVVTTLAGTPGVIGTGSLFYQPQGIAVGSDGNIYVADTGNGTIRVIPPGGSVTTLAGSPGNYGSTNGTGSAAQFYQPMGVAVAANGTVYVADNLNHTIRAVTSGGVVTTLAGLAGNYGSKDGTGSNARFYAPQGVAVSGSTVFVVDTGNGTIRQISSGGAVTTLAGSASIGNADGTGGSAKFYWPKGTAVDASGNVFVSDTFNHTIRKITAAGTVSTLAGTAGSSGTNNGVGGGAQFYAPQGIAVDTGGNAYVADTANNVIRKVTSGGTVTTLAGTAGVEGQGDGTGSNAQFSGPQAVALDGAANVYVSDTGNHTIRKISPGGAVTTFAGFPGHPGNLDSNMDNNGTNTARFYSPSGLAVDSSGNVYVADTGNHTIRKITADGSVSTLAGLPGVWGNADGTNRDARFFQPEGISIDSQGNLFVMDSGNHTMRMLIASGTNWIVTTIAGQPDLGGAADGTGNGAQFYYPGGLGLNNSGFFAVADSGNNTIRAGVPPPAHVDQISVLANGSVQLSMSGRANTSYTLLTTTNWTGWDVLAVLPSGSGVFQYTDSSAIGNRTRFYRLQLGP encoded by the coding sequence ATGAAAGCGCTGCTCGCCATTTTAACCGTTTTCCTGTCGCTCGCGTTTGTGCCGCTGTCGCACTCCCAACCGTTGACTGTCAGCACCCTCGCTGGCAACGCCGGACAGGGCAGTGCGGATGGCAACAACAGCAGCGCGCGATTCAATCTGCCAGGCGGTGTGGCCGTGGATAAGACCGGGAATTTGTACGTGGCCGATACGGCGAATCACACGATCCGAAAAATCAGCGGGGGTGTGGTTAGCACCTTCGCAGGTTTGGCTGGCGTCAGTGGCAGCGCTAATGGCAAGGGCAGCGCCGCCAGATTCAATCAACCGCAAGGGGTGGCTGTCGATACCAACGGCATCGTATATGTGGCCGATACCGGCAATCACATCATTCGAAAAATTGCGCTGGACGGGACAGTCAGCACCCTCGCGGGTGCAGCGGGAAATCCGGGCACTTTAAATGCCACCGGAACCAACGCACAATTTTACGAACCCGAGGCGGTGGCTGTGAACGGCAATGGCTCACTCATCTATGTGGCCGATACGTGGAACCATGAGATTCGGCAGGTCACATCCGCCGGAGTTGTGACCACGCTGGCTGGCACTCCTGGTGTTATTGGCACCGGTTCACTCTTCTACCAACCGCAAGGCATTGCGGTGGGCAGCGATGGAAACATCTATGTAGCTGATACCGGGAACGGAACCATTCGCGTGATACCCCCCGGCGGCAGCGTGACCACGTTAGCCGGTTCCCCGGGCAATTATGGGAGCACCAACGGCACAGGCAGTGCTGCACAGTTCTATCAGCCGATGGGTGTGGCGGTGGCTGCCAATGGCACAGTTTACGTGGCGGACAACCTCAACCACACCATTCGCGCCGTCACTTCCGGTGGCGTCGTCACCACGCTGGCGGGCCTTGCAGGCAATTACGGCAGCAAGGATGGCACGGGCAGCAATGCGCGATTTTATGCACCGCAGGGTGTCGCGGTGAGCGGCAGCACGGTTTTTGTGGTGGACACAGGCAATGGCACGATTCGCCAGATCAGTTCTGGCGGAGCGGTCACCACGCTGGCCGGCTCTGCCTCCATCGGAAACGCGGACGGGACCGGCGGCAGCGCAAAATTTTATTGGCCAAAAGGCACGGCGGTCGATGCCAGCGGAAATGTTTTTGTGAGCGATACGTTCAATCACACGATTCGCAAAATCACGGCCGCTGGGACTGTGAGCACTTTGGCTGGGACGGCGGGCAGTTCCGGCACCAACAATGGGGTGGGTGGTGGCGCGCAGTTCTACGCACCGCAGGGCATCGCGGTGGACACAGGTGGAAATGCCTACGTGGCCGACACCGCCAACAACGTTATTCGAAAGGTAACATCAGGCGGAACAGTCACCACCCTGGCAGGCACTGCGGGTGTCGAAGGGCAGGGGGACGGAACTGGGAGTAACGCTCAGTTTAGCGGACCGCAAGCCGTGGCATTGGACGGCGCCGCCAACGTTTATGTTTCTGATACCGGGAATCATACCATCCGAAAAATTAGTCCGGGCGGCGCCGTAACTACCTTTGCAGGATTTCCGGGCCATCCAGGGAACCTGGACAGCAACATGGACAACAATGGCACAAACACTGCCCGCTTTTATTCGCCCTCAGGTCTTGCTGTGGATAGTTCCGGCAACGTTTATGTGGCTGACACCGGCAACCACACCATCCGAAAAATTACCGCTGACGGTTCGGTGAGCACTTTGGCGGGGTTGCCGGGAGTGTGGGGCAACGCGGACGGAACAAATCGCGACGCCCGGTTTTTCCAACCTGAGGGCATCAGCATAGACAGTCAGGGAAATCTTTTTGTGATGGATTCCGGCAATCATACCATGCGAATGCTGATAGCTTCAGGCACCAACTGGATCGTGACCACCATAGCGGGCCAGCCTGACCTCGGTGGCGCCGCTGATGGAACGGGCAATGGCGCGCAATTTTATTATCCTGGCGGCCTCGGGCTGAACAACTCAGGATTTTTCGCTGTTGCGGACTCTGGCAATAATACCATCCGTGCCGGGGTGCCACCACCCGCCCATGTTGATCAAATCAGTGTTCTTGCCAATGGATCGGTGCAGCTGAGCATGAGTGGGAGGGCGAATACCTCTTACACCCTGCTGACCACCACCAATTGGACAGGTTGGGATGTTCTTGCTGTACTGCCGAGCGGGAGTGGAGTTTTCCAATATACCGATTCCTCAGCCATCGGCAACCGCACGCGCTTCTATCGGCTTCAGTTGGGGCCATGA
- a CDS encoding beta-N-acetylhexosaminidase: protein MSLSKPRIFSLLLSFLAVVTLGAAPAIIPLPVQTQIRPGIFTLCPTQQVAGAFGHAIVKILVDSSSFENGQYLAATLRKSTGYEFAVVTNSSAGPVRASILLTTVNALPALGPEGYELTVAPDAVVVRAPAAAGVFYGVQSLLQLFPPEVLAQRPVAGVQWTAPCVYIQDQPRFAWRGVMLDVSRHFVDKQEVERLLDGLALHKINTFHWHLVDDHGWRIQILSYPLLTSTGAWRNGIDYGQNPSASTAYNLSGQYGGYYTQDDIREVVAYARQRHITVVPEIELPAHSTAGLKSYPQFGTGNSGYNMDNIGYGISMYSLAGPGCWTFFTNVLSEVMGLFPGQYIHCGGDEVTATGDTKWTTYSYDANQMTALSITNGTSSSKLQRYQRWFSTNICSFLRSNGRTMVGWSEFEAAGTITNAVLMDWLGTYTSATASNGQYVVVAPNGINYYEENDSNTLINEPFFQVGNNPSYKTVSDVYNFEPVPANLDPSFAGYILGAQCNLWTEFVPSTLNVQYKMFPRVCAEAEMAWTSKTQKNFTDFTNRLTVDVQRLAQMGLNYNRETNTLIGSWGPSVPTSPTTVNYDITPYVTKAGEIDVSFVYTTGSDGINVYSVTLFENGTQLDINTFTGFTGLVNFTQTGNSLGGVAYYVLHLPAFHPGSTYTIQASIAENGIHASSNGKVFLPNWN, encoded by the coding sequence ATGTCGTTGTCTAAACCGAGAATTTTCAGTTTGTTGCTATCGTTTCTGGCAGTTGTAACCTTAGGTGCCGCTCCGGCGATTATTCCGCTGCCAGTGCAAACCCAGATTCGTCCGGGAATCTTTACACTCTGCCCCACGCAACAAGTTGCTGGTGCTTTCGGCCACGCAATAGTCAAGATCCTGGTGGACAGCTCCTCGTTCGAAAACGGTCAGTACCTGGCAGCGACCTTGCGCAAATCGACTGGCTACGAATTTGCGGTGGTTACTAATTCCAGTGCAGGTCCGGTTCGTGCCTCTATTTTATTGACCACTGTCAATGCGCTCCCCGCTCTCGGCCCTGAAGGATACGAACTGACCGTCGCCCCCGATGCGGTGGTCGTCCGGGCTCCGGCAGCAGCTGGAGTGTTTTATGGAGTGCAATCGCTTCTTCAATTGTTTCCGCCTGAGGTTCTCGCGCAGAGACCCGTTGCCGGTGTGCAGTGGACGGCACCGTGCGTGTACATTCAGGATCAACCACGGTTCGCGTGGCGGGGTGTGATGTTGGATGTCTCCCGGCACTTTGTGGATAAACAGGAGGTAGAACGCCTGCTGGATGGGCTGGCCTTGCACAAGATCAATACTTTTCACTGGCACCTGGTGGATGACCACGGTTGGCGAATCCAAATTCTTTCCTATCCGCTTCTGACGTCTACTGGCGCCTGGCGAAATGGCATCGATTACGGTCAGAACCCGTCCGCGAGCACGGCTTACAACTTGTCCGGGCAATATGGTGGCTATTATACGCAGGACGACATTCGCGAAGTAGTGGCTTATGCCCGGCAACGGCACATCACCGTCGTGCCGGAGATTGAGTTGCCGGCCCACTCCACCGCAGGCCTGAAATCTTATCCGCAGTTCGGCACAGGTAACTCCGGTTACAACATGGACAACATTGGCTACGGTATTTCCATGTACAGCTTGGCAGGGCCGGGATGCTGGACCTTCTTTACGAATGTGCTCTCGGAAGTCATGGGTCTTTTTCCTGGCCAATACATCCATTGCGGGGGGGATGAAGTGACTGCCACCGGTGATACGAAATGGACAACCTACTCTTACGATGCCAATCAAATGACGGCCCTAAGCATCACCAACGGCACCAGTAGCAGCAAGCTCCAGAGATATCAGCGCTGGTTCTCCACTAATATTTGCAGTTTTCTCCGGTCCAACGGGCGCACGATGGTCGGTTGGTCGGAATTTGAGGCGGCAGGCACCATTACCAACGCAGTGCTGATGGACTGGCTGGGCACATACACCTCGGCGACCGCCTCGAATGGCCAGTATGTCGTCGTGGCGCCCAACGGCATCAATTATTACGAAGAAAATGATTCCAACACCTTGATTAACGAACCATTTTTTCAAGTCGGCAACAACCCCTCCTACAAAACTGTCAGTGATGTCTATAATTTTGAACCTGTGCCTGCGAATTTGGATCCCTCTTTTGCGGGCTACATCCTGGGCGCACAGTGTAATTTGTGGACTGAATTCGTGCCCTCAACCCTGAACGTTCAATATAAGATGTTCCCTCGAGTCTGTGCTGAAGCGGAGATGGCCTGGACGTCTAAAACACAAAAGAATTTCACCGATTTCACCAACCGGTTAACGGTCGATGTCCAGCGGTTGGCTCAGATGGGTCTCAATTACAATCGTGAGACAAATACACTGATCGGTTCCTGGGGACCATCCGTTCCGACGAGTCCCACAACGGTGAATTATGACATTACCCCCTATGTTACCAAGGCGGGTGAGATTGACGTAAGTTTCGTTTACACTACGGGTTCCGACGGCATCAACGTTTACTCGGTGACCCTGTTCGAAAACGGCACGCAATTGGACATTAATACCTTCACGGGATTTACAGGATTGGTCAATTTCACGCAGACGGGAAACTCGCTGGGTGGGGTTGCTTATTATGTGTTGCACCTGCCCGCATTTCATCCTGGTTCCACCTACACCATTCAGGCTTCCATCGCCGAGAATGGCATCCACGCCAGCAGCAACGGAAAGGTCTTTCTGCCCAATTGGAACTGA
- a CDS encoding sensor histidine kinase — MQIAIQLATTSHFTSRDATIILGQVFREAKTCPLLSYGQTSRFVGFLLIYLLAQATNGATVVSQYGSRLWRMDDGLPHSCVQAVLQTRDGYLWVGTQFGLARFDGVRFVGFNKNNVPEMLNANILGLQEGQDGSLWIATGRGGMLRLKDGKFTRYGKADGLANDSCLGPTLETRDGSLWFATLGGLSRYRDGKFVNFGTNSGLASDVVRGMVEDQEGQLWLATPTGVYCWKDGVVIRRFLMADGLRINDARALFCDPDGTIWVGAGNGLSRIQKGQVTTFVMTDSPANNIITHIQRDRRGNLWVGSYGGLSQFVDPKIIGQLDGQGQAFDLVNAIFEDREGNLWIGSRDGLIRLNSHPFTSYTQQNGLSCNNVTSVLEGKDGVIWAATWGGGVNRLKDGVFTALTCDGSSLALGLCEDSAQRVWAGSDWDGGLFRFDQQSVHRYTDADGLTGGAVRVVHQDRSGAYWLGTTRGLYRMEGQTIRPFGTEHGMPQEVIRAICEDDQGDLWIGTNDGLWRLRQDTLVRFTTADGLSNTTTGALYADHHGNLWIGTSGGGLDRLRDGRFTAYTSQRGLFNDSIYEIVEDENGWLWMTCIRGIFRVHRNDLDRLDNGSINAIHCIAYGNPDGLASEVCSMVAKPSAWKSKDGRLWFATVKGLSVIDPNSLKEENPVPPPVTLERILTDKQAFPPAETLSVAAPVRIPPGRGELEFQYTALAFRTPERTRFKYQLEGVDTDWVEAGARRSAHYSNVYPGKYRFRVLARNSESTWSEPGGFVEFVVLPHVWQTWWFKLAIVATVMLGALGIHRVRLARFRQLENLRLRLAADLHDEVGSNLSTISLLARKLQKGGSAGTEAADDVAAISRISGQTSSSIREIAWFINPENDTLQDLILRMKETANAMLPGIECRFQSAQAHLTRTLPPQFRQDIFLLYKEMLANIAKHSRASRVEIEISRLDSLWQLRVRDNGVGFDTRTTYTGNGLKNIRLRAFRLNGSLNIESKPGNGTIATFTVPIP; from the coding sequence TTGCAGATCGCGATTCAGTTGGCAACGACGAGCCACTTTACATCCCGCGATGCAACCATTATCCTCGGCCAGGTGTTCCGCGAAGCAAAAACCTGCCCGCTTCTTTCGTATGGCCAGACGAGCCGTTTCGTTGGTTTCCTCCTCATTTATCTTTTGGCACAGGCGACCAATGGGGCCACGGTAGTCTCACAATATGGTTCCCGGCTTTGGCGCATGGATGACGGGTTGCCGCATAGTTGCGTGCAAGCAGTGTTGCAAACCCGGGATGGTTACCTTTGGGTGGGAACCCAGTTTGGGTTGGCGCGCTTTGATGGGGTTCGTTTCGTTGGGTTCAATAAAAATAACGTGCCGGAAATGCTTAACGCCAACATCCTCGGCTTGCAGGAGGGCCAGGACGGCAGCCTCTGGATTGCAACCGGCCGCGGGGGCATGCTCCGTTTGAAAGACGGGAAGTTCACCCGCTACGGGAAGGCCGACGGGCTGGCGAACGACAGCTGCCTCGGCCCGACACTCGAAACCCGCGATGGCTCGTTGTGGTTTGCGACGCTGGGTGGGTTGAGCCGCTACCGGGATGGTAAATTCGTCAACTTCGGCACGAACAGCGGCCTTGCGTCCGATGTGGTCCGAGGCATGGTTGAGGATCAAGAGGGCCAGCTGTGGCTTGCCACGCCCACGGGCGTCTATTGCTGGAAAGACGGAGTCGTGATCCGCCGTTTCTTGATGGCAGATGGGTTGCGGATAAACGATGCACGCGCCCTCTTCTGCGATCCTGACGGCACGATTTGGGTCGGCGCAGGCAACGGTTTGAGCCGCATTCAGAAAGGACAGGTCACCACCTTTGTGATGACTGACAGCCCGGCAAACAATATCATTACTCACATACAACGGGACCGGCGCGGCAACTTGTGGGTTGGCAGCTATGGTGGGCTTTCACAGTTTGTAGACCCGAAAATCATCGGCCAATTAGACGGGCAAGGCCAGGCGTTTGACCTGGTCAACGCGATTTTTGAAGATCGCGAGGGCAATTTGTGGATCGGTTCCCGGGATGGTTTGATCCGCCTCAACTCGCATCCTTTCACCAGCTACACCCAGCAAAACGGTCTCTCCTGCAACAATGTCACCTCCGTTCTCGAAGGCAAAGACGGGGTAATCTGGGCGGCGACGTGGGGCGGCGGGGTCAACCGGCTTAAGGACGGTGTTTTCACTGCGCTCACCTGCGACGGTTCATCCCTGGCACTGGGGCTGTGCGAGGATTCCGCCCAACGAGTCTGGGCAGGCTCCGATTGGGATGGCGGGCTCTTTAGATTTGATCAGCAATCGGTCCACCGTTACACGGACGCAGATGGATTGACCGGTGGCGCCGTACGCGTGGTTCACCAGGATCGCTCCGGCGCTTACTGGCTTGGCACTACCCGGGGACTCTACCGGATGGAGGGTCAGACCATCCGCCCCTTTGGCACCGAACATGGCATGCCGCAGGAAGTAATCCGGGCGATTTGCGAAGACGATCAAGGAGATCTTTGGATCGGAACCAACGACGGCCTCTGGCGCTTGCGCCAGGATACCTTAGTGCGATTCACCACTGCTGACGGGCTTTCCAATACCACCACTGGAGCGCTCTACGCGGATCATCATGGAAATTTGTGGATCGGGACCTCGGGCGGGGGCCTTGATCGGCTCCGCGATGGCCGGTTCACCGCCTATACCAGCCAGCGGGGATTGTTCAATGATAGCATTTACGAAATCGTGGAAGATGAGAATGGCTGGCTCTGGATGACTTGCATCCGGGGCATCTTCCGTGTCCATCGCAACGATCTCGATAGACTGGATAACGGGTCCATCAACGCCATCCACTGCATTGCCTATGGCAATCCAGATGGTCTGGCCAGCGAAGTCTGTAGCATGGTGGCCAAGCCCTCAGCCTGGAAGAGCAAAGACGGCCGCCTCTGGTTCGCCACCGTCAAGGGCCTTTCGGTCATCGATCCCAATTCACTCAAGGAGGAAAATCCTGTTCCGCCTCCCGTGACTCTGGAACGAATCCTCACCGACAAACAAGCCTTTCCACCTGCTGAAACCTTGTCAGTGGCGGCCCCTGTCCGGATTCCGCCGGGGCGGGGTGAACTCGAGTTCCAATATACCGCCCTGGCTTTTCGTACGCCAGAGCGGACCCGGTTCAAGTACCAGCTCGAAGGTGTGGATACCGATTGGGTTGAAGCCGGGGCACGGCGATCGGCCCACTACAGCAATGTTTATCCTGGAAAATACCGGTTTCGCGTGCTGGCCCGTAATAGCGAGAGCACGTGGAGCGAACCGGGCGGTTTCGTGGAGTTCGTGGTGCTCCCACATGTCTGGCAAACCTGGTGGTTCAAACTGGCCATCGTCGCTACAGTCATGCTGGGGGCCTTGGGGATCCACCGGGTGCGTCTTGCGCGGTTTCGTCAATTAGAGAACCTTCGCTTGCGTCTCGCCGCTGATCTCCACGATGAGGTGGGAAGCAATCTAAGCACTATTTCGCTGTTGGCCCGCAAACTTCAAAAAGGGGGATCAGCCGGAACAGAAGCCGCCGATGATGTAGCCGCCATTAGTCGTATTTCGGGCCAAACCTCGAGCTCCATCCGCGAGATCGCCTGGTTCATTAATCCGGAAAACGATACCCTGCAGGATCTCATCTTGCGCATGAAGGAAACGGCCAATGCCATGCTCCCGGGTATTGAATGCCGGTTCCAGAGCGCGCAAGCACACCTGACCCGAACTTTGCCACCGCAATTTCGGCAGGACATCTTCCTGCTTTATAAGGAGATGCTCGCTAATATCGCGAAGCATTCCCGCGCCTCGCGCGTCGAGATTGAAATATCCCGACTGGACAGCCTCTGGCAACTCAGGGTGCGCGACAATGGTGTCGGCTTCGACACTCGCACGACCTACACCGGCAATGGCTTGAAGAATATCCGCTTGCGTGCCTTTCGGCTCAACGGCTCCTTGAACATCGAAAGCAAACCCGGCAACGGGACCATTGCAACCTTCACCGTCCCCATTCCCTGA